In one window of Saccharomyces paradoxus chromosome VII, complete sequence DNA:
- the PUS2 gene encoding pseudouridine synthase PUS2 (Mitochondrial tRNA:pseudouridine synthase~similar to YGL063W) yields the protein MLLGYCGSGYYGMQYNPPYKTIEGEILTKLFEVGAISEENSSTPKKNSFMAAARTDKGVHAMLNLLSLKISLQEDTVAKLNAVLPPEIRVWGIQPVNKKFNARSACDSRWYEYLIPEFVLIGPPRSSVLHKNVGVCYREDGSQEVWDAFLEQTRERFSGDELCRLQDTAQKLSESDPLVQDYVGLLSGTLSGYCLPRSKLYAFEAAMQEYVGTHNFHNFTTGKLSGDPSAQRHIKEIVVSQASPRWISVRIHGQSFMLHQIRRMVALAVLAARCQLPPNLVRNHFNAGARKYIPRAPAQGLLLEGPVFDRYNTKLRKLLYCEIRPDNITLERMCRFRERRIYTAIAHEETERHVFCHFVRQMNRLATL from the coding sequence ATGCTCTTAGGATACTGCGGCAGTGGATACTATGGAATGCAATACAACCCACCGTATAAAACAATTGAAGGTGAGATTCTTACCAAGCTCTTCGAAGTAGGAGCGATTTCCGAGGAAAATTCGTCGACACCGAAGAAAAACTCCTTCATGGCTGCGGCAAGAACAGATAAGGGTGTACACGCCATGTTAAATTTACTGTCGCTAAAGATCTCACTGCAAGAAGATACGGTTGCGAAGTTGAACGCCGTGCTACCGCCCGAAATACGCGTGTGGGGTATTCAGCCTGTCAATAAGAAGTTTAACGCCAGATCCGCGTGCGACTCTCGATGGTATGAATACCTTATCCCAGAATTTGTACTCATTGGTCCACCCCGGAGTTCTGTTTTGCATAAAAACGTGGGGGTATGCTACCGCGAAGACGGCTCGCAAGAGGTGTGGGATGCGTTCCTGGAACAGACGCGTGAGAGATTCAGCGGGGATGAGCTGTGCCGTTTGCAGGACACTGCACAGAAACTAAGTGAGAGCGATCCTTTAGTACAAGACTATGTGGGGCTCTTGAGCGGCACCCTTAGCGGCTACTGCTTGCCTCGCTCGAAGCTGTACGCTTTCGAGGCGGCCATGCAGGAGTACGTGGGGACGCATAATTTTCACAACTTCACGACAGGCAAACTTTCTGGGGATCCCAGTGCGCAGCGCCATATTAAGGAGATTGTAGTGTCGCAAGCTTCACCGCGATGGATAAGTGTCCGGATCCACGGGCAGTCGTTTATGCTTCATCAGATTCGACGAATGGTAGCGCTTGCCGTGCTTGCTGCCCGTTGTCAATTACCGCCTAACCTTGTACGTAACCATTTTAACGCCGGGGCTAGGAAGTACATTCCGAGAGCACCCGCGCAAGGCTTGCTACTAGAGGGACCCGTGTTTGACCGGTATAACACTAAGTTGCGCAAACTGCTATATTGCGAAATCCGCCCGGACAATATTACTCTTGAGCGCATGTGCCGTTTCCGGGAACGCCGGATCTATACTGCGATCGCACACGAGGAGACGGAGCGTCACGTGTTTTGCCACTTTGTACGACAGATGAACCGCCTGGCCACGCTCTAA
- the RPB9 gene encoding DNA-directed RNA polymerase II core subunit RPB9 (RNA polymerase II subunit B12.6~similar to YGL070C): MTTFRFCRDCNNMLYPREDKENNRLLFECRTCSYVEEAGSPLVYRHELITNIGETAGVVQDIGSDPTLPRSDRECPKCHSRENVFFQSQQRRKDTSMVLFFVCLSCSHIFTSDQKNKRTQFS, encoded by the coding sequence ATGACTACGTTTAGATTTTGCCGTGACTGCAACAATATGTTGTACCCTCgtgaagataaagaaaataacaggttattatttgaatgCAGAACATGCTCGTACGTGGAAGAAGCGGGCAGTCCATTGGTATACAGGCATGAATTGATCACCAACATTGGTGAAACTGCGGGCGTGGTGCAAGACATTGGTTCCGATCCGACTCTTCCGAGATCTGATAGAGAGTGTCCTAAATGTCACTCTCGCGAAAatgtcttttttcaatcacaacaaagaagaaaggaCACTTCGATGGTTTTATTCTTTGTGTGTTTGTCTTGCTCACACATATTTACTTCAGATCagaagaataaaagaaCGCAGTTTTCGTGA
- the MRH4 gene encoding ATP-dependent RNA helicase (Mitochondrial ATP-dependent RNA helicase of the DEAD-box family~similar to YGL064C) — MSLFFNSKVLPRWSFPMLLEIGVRSYAGGPRTKHKRYSPLASVPSGSNSKDRKQKSKGKKGDRKKDSDQAFNFGQYGGLKNDVDMNMDSTSKLIQKISNFDQLLILPSVRDAVKEIISKESLKLQDNKKKTDENVIPSPIQTVAIKKISKNLMDPKLQIHAIAAETGSGKTMAYLIPLIDYLKRQELETPELWETLRHSILIRSIILVPTHELVDQVYETVSKTKSLLGLNSFKWDKATSYRDLLENIKNRIDILVTTPGKLLNLFSIRMITRPDKILSKVGFVVLDEADTLLDRSWLEETHSVIKRIPNINHLIFCSATIPQEFNKTMQRLFPTVIPIMTPKLHKLPFTLDFRVINSALSPFKGSKIKALAQTLYAISNDDTEPGFEKRCIIFVNEKKDVPEIVNLLNNKFGHNAIGLTGEDTFEERSEKIMPFLSPPRRLSEVVPQNISSSTSLKKLEIPDSNIVIGELKRTNSDVTVSRNKSLHVLVTTDLMARGLNFKGVRNVVLYDVPKTSIDLIHRVGRTARMKQGGRVFMLTDNKTKSWAKALPKIIKKHQRLS, encoded by the coding sequence ATGTcgctttttttcaactcaAAAGTTTTGCCACGGTGGTCTTTCCCCATGCTTCTTGAGATAGGAGTGCGTTCGTACGCGGGAGGCCCAAGAACAAAGCATAAAAGATATTCTCCATTAGCTTCAGTGCCTTCAGGAAGTAACAGCAAAGACAGAAAACAGAAATCCAAAGGGAAAAAAGGCGACAGAAAGAAGGACTCTGACCAAGCATTCAATTTTGGACAGTATGGTggattgaaaaatgacGTTGATATGAACATGGACAGTACCAGTAAACtaatacaaaaaatatcaaatttcGATCAATTGCTTATATTACCATCCGTTAGAGATGCtgtaaaagaaattatttcCAAAGAGTCGTTGAAGCTCCAagataataagaaaaaaaccgATGAAAATGTAATACCGAGCCCCATTCAAACGGTGGccattaagaaaatatccaaGAATTTAATGGATCCTAAATTACAAATACATGCCATTGCCGCCGAAACTGGTTCAGGTAAGACCATGGCCTACCTGATACCTTTGATAGACTACTTGAAAAGACAGGAGTTAGAAACTCCCGAACTATGGGAAACACTAAGACACAGCATTCTGATTCGATCCATCATATTGGTGCCTACACACGAATTGGTTGACCAAGTATACGAAACCGTCTCCAAAACAAAATCCTTGTTAGGTTTAAACTCTTTCAAGTGGGATAAGGCCACGTCGTATCGTGATCTGCTGGAGAACATCAAAAATAGAATAGATATTTTAGTCACGACCCCAGGAAAACTACTAAACCTGTTCTCCATCAGAATGATTACTAGGCCTGATAAAATACTGTCCAAAGTCGGTTTCGTAGTGCTAGATGAAGCTGATACGCTTCTGGATAGGTCATGGCTTGAAGAAACGCACTCCGTCATAAAGAGAATTCCTAACATTAATCACCTTATTTTCTGTTCTGCTACCATCCCTCAAGAGTTTAACAAGACCATGCAAAGACTATTTCCCACAGTAATTCCTATAATGACACCTAAACTGCATAAGTTACCATTCACTTTGGACTTCAGGGTTATAAATTCTGCTCTAAGTCCTTTCAAGGGATCCAAGATTAAGGCATTAGCACAAACTCTATATGCTATTTCAAATGATGATACTGAACCAGGATTTGAGAAAAGATGCATTATCTTTGTCAACGAAAAAAAGGATGTACCTGAAATTGTTAACCTCTTGAATAACAAATTCGGCCATAATGCCATTGGTTTAACTGGTGAAGATACATTTGAGGAAAGATCCGAGAAAATCATGCCCTTTTTATCACCACCAAGGCGACTCTCGGAAGTGGTTCCTCAAAATATTTCGTCGTCAacttctttgaagaaacttGAAATTCCCGATTCTAACATCGTTATTGGCGAATTGAAAAGGACAAATTCTGACGTCACCGTATCGAGAAACAAGTCCCTGCATGTACTCGTAACCACTGATCTCATGGCAAGAGGACTTAACTTCAAAGGTGTGCGGAACGTTGTTCTCTACGATGTACCCAAAACGTCAATAGACCTAATCCACAGAGTGGGTAGGACTGCTAGAATGAAACAAGGCGGTCGTGTATTTATGCTAACTgacaacaaaacaaaatctTGGGCCAAAGCCCTTCCGAAGATTATCAAAAAGCACCAAAGGTTATCATGA
- the ALG2 gene encoding GDP-Man:Man(1)GlcNAc(2)-PP-dolichol alpha-1,3-mannosyltransferase (Mannosyltransferase in the N-linked glycosylation pathway~similar to YGL065C) translates to MIDKDRRTIAFIHPDLGIGGAERLVVDAALGLQQQGHSVIIYTSHCDKSHCFEEVKDGQLKVEVYGDFLPTNFLGRFFIVFATIRQLYLVIQLILQKKVNAYQLIIIDQLSTCIPLLHIFSSATLMFYCHFPDQLLTQRTGLLKKIYRLPFDLIEQFSVSAADTVVVNSNFTKTTFHKTFKYLSNDPDVIYPCVDLSTIEVEDIDKKFFKTVFNEGDRFYLSINRFERKKDIALAIKAFALSEDQSNDNVKLVICGGYDERVAENVQYLKELKSLADEYELSHATIYYQEIKCASDLESFKASHSKIIFLTSISSSLKELLLEKTEMLLYTPAYEHFGIVPLEAMKLGKPVLAVNNGGPLETIKSYIAGKDETSATGWLKPAVPIQWATAIDESRQVLRNDYVNFERNGPLRIKKYFSREAMTQSFEENVDKVIWKEKKYYPWQMFSVSFFNFLLHMTFVKALPNNPWPLLFMATFMVLYFKNYLMGAYWAFFFALSYPYEEA, encoded by the coding sequence ATGATTGACAAGGATAGAAGAACGATTGCATTCATCCATCCAGATTTAGGAATCGGGGGCGCCGAAAGGTTAGTTGTCGATGCCGCATTAGGTTTACAACAACAAGGGCATAGTGTCATCATCTATACCAGTCATTGTGATAAATCACATTGTTTTGAAGAGGTTAAAGACGGCCAATTGAAGGTTGAGGTTTATGGTGATTTTTTACCAACAAACTTTTTGGGTCgtttctttattgttttcgCAACAATTAGACAGCTTTATTTAGTTATTCAATTAAtcctacaaaaaaaagtcaatGCCTACCAATTAATTATTATCGATCAGCTATCTACATGTATCCCGCTTTTGCATATTTTTAGTTCTGCCACTTTAATGTTTTATTGTCATTTCCCCGATCAATTATTAACCCAAAGAACTGGgttattgaagaaaatatatagACTTCCATTTGACCTAATAGAGCAGTTTTCCGTGAGTGCTGCCGATACTGTTGTggtaaattcaaatttcacCAAAACCACGTTCCATAAAACGTTCAAATATTTATCCAATGACCCAGACGTCATTTATCCATGTGTGGATTTATCAACAATCGAAGTCGAAGATATCgacaagaaatttttcaaaacagtATTCAACGAAGGTGATAGATTTTATTTAAGTATAAATcgttttgaaagaaaaaaagatattgCGTTGGCTATAAAGGCTTTTGCACTATCTGAAGATCAAAGTAATGACAACGTTAAATTGGTTATTTGCGGTGGTTATGACGAAAGGGTCGCAGAAAATGTGCAGTACTTAAAGGAACTAAAGTCTCTGGCCGATGAATACGAACTATCTCATGCAACCATATActatcaagaaataaaatgtGCCTCCGATTTAGAGTCGTTCAAAGCCAGCCATAGTaaaattatatttttaacaTCAATTTCGTCATCTTTGAAGGAACTATTGCTGGAAAAAACTGAAATGTTATTGTATACTCCAGCGTATGAACACTTCGGTATTGTTCCGTTGGAAGCCATGAAATTAGGCAAACCTGTACTGGCGGTAAATAATGGCGGTCCTTTGGAGACTATTAAATCATATATTGCTGGCAAAGATGAAACTTCTGCCACTGGATGGCTAAAACCAGCCGTCCCTATTCAATGGGCTACTGCTATTGATGAGAGCAGACAAGTGTTGCGCAATGATTATGTGAATTTTGAGAGGAATGGTCCGCTTAGAATTAAGAAATACTTTTCTAGGGAAGCAATGACTCAGTCATTCGAAGAAAACGTTGACAAAGTCatatggaaagaaaaaaagtactATCCTTGGCAAATGTTTAGCGTTTCattctttaattttcttttgcatATGACATTTGTAAAGGCTCTACCCAATAATCCATGGCCCCTCCTGTTTATGGCTACTTTTATGGTACTGTATTTTAAGAACTACTTAATGGGGGCTTACTgggcatttttttttgctctcTCTTACCCTTATGAAGAAGCATAG
- the SGF73 gene encoding deubiquitination module subunit SGF73 (SAGA complex subunit~similar to YGL066W), with translation MRPGDAEIKGIKPKIVEEYSLSQENGSSHDSWKGLISSAKDTPLQYNHMNRESLKKYFNPNAKLIENPLDAPIQFRVCEKCGKPLALTAIVDHLENHCTGASGKSNTDLKDESTSETIRNGVESTGTNNDDDDNSNDNNNDDDDDHDDDDDDDDDDDDDDDDDDDDVNGANYKKSDSSFNPLKRSTSMESANTPNTDTKRSKTGTPQTSSSSIKKQKKVKQRNPTEKHLIDFNKQCGVELPEGGYCARSLTCKSHSMGAKRAVSGRSKPYDVLLADYHREHQTKIGAAAEKRAKQQELQKLQKQIQKEQKKHTQQQKQGQRSKQRNVNGGKSAKNGNKNTGHNGNSISEVGHVNLTPEEETTQVLNGVSRSFPLPLESTVLSSVRYRTKYFRMREMFASSFSVKPGYTSPGYGAIHSRVGCLDLDRTTDYKFRVRTPQPINHLTNQNLNPKQIQRLQQQRALQAQLLSQQQQQQQKQQHHLTQAQGQANTQQQTQGMVPNHFPTGATNSSFNANIMNKQVQQQQQHKSQDTGLTPLEIQSQQQKLRQQQLQQQKFEAAASYLANATKLMQESNQDNHLSGTHNNNNSGKNGHNDIMTMKASMNSPNASISGMQSPPSINTLNGSGQGVSTGINVPGNNGRIEVGIGNSVNPYKGRIK, from the coding sequence atGAGACCAGGCGATGCAGAGATTAAGGGAATTAAGCccaaaattgttgaagaatATTCTCTATCTCAGGAAAACGGTTCTTCCCACGATTCGTGGAAAGGCCTAATATCGTCAGCGAAGGACACTCCTTTGCAGTATAATCATATGAATCGTGAAAgtctaaaaaaatattttaacCCGAATGCAAAACTTATTGAGAATCCTTTAGATGCGCCGATCCAATTTAGAGTATGTGAAAAATGTGGGAAGCCTCTAGCTTTGACAGCTATCGTGGACCACTTAGAGAACCATTGTACGGGAGCATCCGGAAAAAGCAACACAGATCTAAAAGACGAAAGTACTAGTGAAACAATACGAAATGGAGTGGAATCAACTGGGACAAataatgacgatgatgacaatagcaatgataataacaatgacgacgatgacgatcacgacgatgatgatgacgatgacgatgacgatgacgatgacgatgacgatgacgatgatgatgtcAATGGCGCAAACTATAAGAAGAGTGACTCTTCTTTTAACCCTCTAAAAAGATCAACATCTATGGAATCTGCCAACACACCAAATACGGATACGAAAAGATCGAAAACTGGAACTCCCCAAACCTCCAGCTCTTccataaaaaaacaaaaaaaagtcaaacaaagaaaccCGACTGAGAAACACTTGATTGATTTCAATAAACAATGTGGTGTAGAGTTGCCGGAGGGTGGCTATTGTGCACGTTCGTTAACATGTAAGTCCCATTCTATGGGTGCAAAGAGGGCCGTTTCTGGTCGTTCCAAGCCCTACGATGTCTTGCTAGCTGATTATCATAGAGAACATCAAACTAAAATTGGCGCAGCTGCTGAGAAACGTGCTAAGCAACaagaattacaaaaattacaaaagcAGATACAAAAAGAGCAGAAAAAACATACACAGCAACAGAAGCAAGGCCAGAGGTCTAAGCAAAGAAACGTAAATGGTGGAAAGTCTGCCAAAAATGGCAATAAGAATACTGGTCACAACGGTAACAGTATCAGCGAAGTAGGACACGTTAATCTAACTCCTGAAGAGGAAACAACACAGGTTTTAAATGGTGTGTCCCGATCATTTCCACTACCATTAGAGTCAACAGTACTGTCATCAGTTAGATACAGGACCAAATACTTTAGAATGAGGGAAATGTTTGCTTCCTCATTTTCTGTGAAACCAGGATACACTTCTCCAGGTTATGGTGCAATCCATTCTCGTGTAGGATGTTTAGATTTGGATAGAACAACAGATTACAAGTTTCGTGTTAGGACCCCTCAGCCAATTAATCATCTAACAAACCAAAACCTTAATCCGaaacaaatacaaagactacaacaacaaagaGCTCTACAAGCGCAGCTTCTTTctcaacaacagcagcagcagcagaagCAACAGCATCATTTAACCCAAGCTCAAGGCCAGGCCAATACTCAACAGCAGACTCAAGGTATGGTGCCCAATCACTTCCCTACCGGCGCAACGAATTCGTCATTTAATGCCAATATAATGAACAAGCAAGttcagcagcagcagcagcatAAGTCTCAAGATACGGGTCTTACGCCGCTGGAGATACAAtcacaacaacaaaagcTACGACAACAGCAACTACAGCAGCAGAAGTTTGAAGCTGCAGCTTCATATTTAGCCAACGCTACCAAATTAATGCAAGAATCAAATCAAGATAACCATTTATCTGGTACTcacaacaataataatagtggAAAAAACGGTCACAACGACataatgacgatgaaaGCGTCCATGAATTCTCCTAATGCTAGCATAAGTGGCATGCAATCTCCCCCTAGTATCAACACCCTCAATGGCTCTGGACAAGGTGTATCTACCGGTATTAATGTCCCCGGCAATAACGGGAGAATTGAAGTAGGCATTGGAAATTCTGTGAATCCCTATAAGGGCAGAATAAAGTAA
- the NPY1 gene encoding NAD(+) diphosphatase (NADH diphosphatase (pyrophosphatase)~similar to YGL067W) → MSTAATFFGQQVLNRVSFLRCSKEFIKKSLNHDSTIFIPFIEGEALISPENGNLVQLSKSKKSFKSILSTIIPLYTTLLNTTRSRSDESGINLTFLGLLENTDSTFDFEWSDISYKGTPYFGLDIRVTESTLFKKADFEPIFSYPKMTRDHIFKQTNEDASLYSQGRMYLDWLAKYKFCPGCGSTLFPVDAGTKLQCSNENKNVYCNVRDASVNNVCFPRTDPTVIVAVTNSDYSKCCLARSKKRHGDFVLYSTIAGFMEPSETIEEACIREIWEETGISCKNIDIVRSQPWPYPCSLMIGCLGVVEFNSENEVINLNHDDELLDAQWFDTTEIIQALDNYTGGFRVPFKNDINLPGSTTIAFQLISHVCKNYRSLRKASSSHL, encoded by the coding sequence ATGTCCACCGCAgcaactttttttggtcAGCAGGTCTTGAACAGAGTTTCGTTCTTGAGATGTTCGAAagaattcatcaaaaaatcactGAACCATGACTCCACCATTTTTATCCCATTTATCGAGGGGGAAGCCCTCATTTCGCCCGAGAATGGTAATTTAGTTCAGCTGTCCAAGTCTAAAAAGTCTTTCAAAAGTATTTTGTCAACAATAATTCCTTTATACACTACTCTTCTGAACACAACTCGGTCAAGAAGTGATGAGTCAGGCATCAATCTAACATTTCTAGGTCTCCTAGAAAACACAGATTCTAcgtttgattttgaatGGTCTGATATTTCTTATAAAGGAACACCATACTTTGGGTTAGATATTCGTGTTACTGAGAGCACTCTCTTCAAGAAAGCCGACTTCGAGCCTATCTTTTCCTACCCGAAGATGACTAGGGATCATATCTTTAAACAAACAAATGAAGATGCCTCACTCTATTCACAAGGCAGGATGTATCTAGATTGGCTAGCCAAGTACAAATTCTGTCCCGGTTGTGGATCAACATTATTTCCAGTCGACGCTGGAACCAAACTTCAGTGTTCTaacgaaaataaaaatgtatatTGCAACGTGAGGGATGCAAGCGTTAATAACGTATGCTTCCCACGAACTGATCCAACGGTTATCGTAGCCGTGACCAACTCAGACTACTCTAAGTGTTGCCTGGCAAGATCTAAAAAAAGGCATGGTGATTTTGTATTGTACTCAACGATTGCAGGCTTTATGGAGCCATCTGAGACCATCGAAGAGGCCTGTATTAGGGAAATATGGGAGGAAACAGGTATCTCGTGCAAGAATATTGATATAGTCCGTTCACAGCCGTGGCCTTACCCCTGTAGTTTGATGATCGGCTGTTTAGGTGTTGTGGAATTCAATTCTGAAAATGAGGTCATCAACTTGAATCATGACGACGAATTATTGGATGCTCAATGGTTTGATACAACAGAAATCATTCAGGCTTTGGACAATTACACCGGCGGGTTTCGTGTtccattcaaaaatgatatAAATTTACCTGGAAGTACTACCATTGCCTTCCAATTAATCAGTCATGTCTGCAAGAACTATAGAAGCCTACGCAAGGCCTCATCAAGCCATTtatag
- the AFT1 gene encoding DNA-binding transcription factor AFT1 (Transcription factor involved in iron utilization and homeostasis~similar to YGL071W), which translates to MEGFNPGHIERASPIDSSDSHSSSFVYPLPKSTNEYIGNHNESRVNANSAAVPSSIMSLNLKSTHSLNNDQHSDQHIHTSTSPTETIGHIHQVEKLNQNNLIHLDPVPNFKDKSDIKPWLQKIFYPQGIELVIERSDTFKVVFKCKAAKRGRNARRKRKDRLNGQDQEEEKSKTNDDELEYTSPSNFTVAPNGPQSSPDQSSSIKPKKKRCVSRFNNCPFRVRATYSLKRKRWSIVVMNNNHSHLLKFNPDSEEYKKFKEKLRRDNDVDAIKKFDELEYRTLANLPIPTATIPCDCGLTNEIQSFNVVLPTNSNVNSSASSSTVSSISLDSSNASKRPCLPPVNSTGSINTNNVRKPKSQCKNKDTLLKRTTMQNFLTTKSRLRKTGTPTSSQHSSSAFSGYIDDPFNLNEILPLPASDFKLNAVTNLNEIDFTNIFTKSPHPHSGSTHPRQVFDQLDDCSSILFSPLTTNTNNEFEGESDDFVHSPYLNSEADFSQILSNAPPAHNDSVEIHQENQDSTDRFANSSQEHNEYILQYLTHFDATNHNNIGIPNNTLHPLNTQHNATDLGNPLLKQEALVGSPSTKIFDELKFLQNGPHGSQHPVDFQHVDHRHLGSNEPQVRSNQYGPQPQQPQYPHNQSHHGHSHGQHQEIQREVQAHESLEIMGNTLLEEFKDIKMVNGELKYVKRED; encoded by the coding sequence ATGGAAGGCTTCAACCCGGGCCACATAGAACGTGCCTCGCCCATTGACTCGTCTGACAGCCATTCGTCATCCTTTGTGTATCCGCTGCCCAAAAGCACTAATGAATATATAGGCAATCATAATGAAAGTCGTGTAAATGCAAATTCAGCCGCAGTGCCGTCTTCCATAATGTCCCTCAATCTCAAAAGCACACACTCCCTCAATAATGATCAGCATAGTGATCAGCATATTCATACATCAACATCTCCAACGGAAACTATTGGACATATTCATCAGGTAGAAAAACTGAATCAAAACAATTTGATTCATCTCGATCCAGTACCCAACTTTAAAGATAAATCCGATATCAAGCCATGGTTacaaaaaatcttttacCCTCAAGGGATAGAGCTTGTGATAGAAAGATCGGACACGTTTAAAGTTGTCTTCAAGTGTAAAGCTGCCAAAAGGGGAAGGAACGcgagaaggaaaaggaaagataGGCTCAACGGACAGGACCAAGAAGAGGAGAAATCGAAGACCAATGACGACGAATTAGAGTATACGAGTCCTTCTAATTTCACAGTAGCACCCAATGGGCCTCAATCATCACCTGATCAATCGTCCTCCATAaagccaaagaaaaaaaggtgtGTATCGAGGTTTAACAATTGTCCCTTCAGAGTACGAGCTACTTATTCgttgaagaggaaaagatgGAGCATTGTCGTAATGAACAATAACCACTCGCATCTCCTAAAATTTAACCCTGATTCTGAAGAGtacaaaaaattcaaagaaaaattgagaagAGATAATGACGTAGATGCGATCAAGAAATTCGACGAATTGGAATACAGAACTTTGGCCAATTTGCCAATTCCGACAGCTACAATTCCTTGTGATTGTGGTCTAACGAATGAAATACAAAGTTTCAACGTCGTCTTGCCCACTAACAGTAATGTAAATTCATCTGCGTCTTCTTCTACAGTATCGTCTATATCCCTTGATTCTTCGAATGCATCTAAGAGGCCATGCTTACCCCCTGTAAATAGCACCGGTAGTATTAATACCAACAACGTAAGGAAACCAAAAAGCCAGTGTAAGAATAAGGACACACTCTTAAAAAGAACCACCATGCAAAACTTTCTCACTACTAAATCGAGACTGCGTAAGACTGGCACCCCAACATCCTCCCAACATTCATCCAGTGCATTTTCGGGATATATTGATGATCCTTTCAATTTAAATGAAATCTTACCGCTGCCGGCTTCTGATTTCAAGCTAAACGCCGTAACGAATTTGAACGAAATTGACTttacaaatatttttacGAAATCGCCACATCCACATAGCGGGTCCACTCATCCAAGACAAGTCTTCGACCAATTGGACGACTGTTCCTCTATACTCTTCTCTCCATTAACTACAAACACGaataatgaatttgaagGAGAATCTGATGATTTTGTTCATTCTCCATATTTGAATTCGGAGGCCGACTTCAGCCAAATTCTTAGTAATGCTCCCCCAGCTCATAATGATTCAGTTGAAATTCACCAGGAAAACCAGGACAGTACTGATAGATTTGCAAATAGTTCTCAAGAACACAATGAATATATCTTACAGTATTTGACGCACTTTGATGCGACCAACCACAATAATATTGGTATTCCAAACAACACATTACATCCGCTAAACACTCAGCATAACGCTACTGATCTGGGCAACCCACTTTTAAAACAGGAAGCTTTAGTAGGCAGCCCTTCAACAAAGatctttgatgaattaAAATTCTTACAAAATGGCCCACATGGCTCTCAGCATCCTGTAGATTTTCAACATGTTGACCATCGTCATCTGGGTTCCAATGAACCTCAAGTACGATCAAATCAATATGGACCGCAACCGCAGCAACCGCAATATCCTCATAACCAATCCCACCACGGGCACAGCCATGGCCAGCACCAAGAAATACAGAGGGAAGTGCAAGCACACGAATCGTTAGAAATAATGGGAAATACATTATTAgaagaattcaaagacaTTAAGATGGTGAATGGCGAATTGAAGTATGTGAAGCGGGAAGATTAG
- the MNP1 gene encoding mitochondrial 54S ribosomal protein bL12m (Protein associated with the mitochondrial nucleoid~similar to YGL068W): MSLRILARRSSSIWMKTRITPALISPITITTRFNSTTTTASSHKDDVKPVDPKISKIVQDISQLTLLETSSLINELKTVLNIPEISMPLGGFMAGAAGAGASNVPGSTGEAGTGAEEEAKPEAKTVFTVKLDSFDTKTKAKVIKEVKGLLGLSLVEAKKFVEAAPKVLKENVAKDDADKIKKTLEDLGAKVSLE, from the coding sequence ATGTCCCTACGTATACTAGCGAGGAGATCTTCTTCTATCTGGATGAAAACGCGCATTACACCAGCATTAATCTCTCCTATTACTATCACAACCCGTTTCAATTCTACGACTACGACAGCATCATCACATAAGGACGATGTCAAGCCAGTTGATCCTAAAATTTCTAAAATCGTGCAGGACATCTCCCAATTGACTCTATTGGAAACTTCTAGTTTGATCAATGAACTGAAAACAGTATTGAACATTCCAGAAATTTCCATGCCTCTGGGCGGATTCATGGCAGGTGCTGCAGGTGCAGGTGCTAGTAATGTACCCGGCTCCACTGGTGAAGCTGGCACCGgtgctgaagaagaagctaaGCCTGAGGCAAAGACCGTGTTTACTGTGAAATTGGACTCGTTCGACACTAAGACTAAGGCAAAAGTCATCAAGGAAGTCAAGGGATTATTGGGCCTTTCATTAGTTGAAGCAAAGAAGTTCGTTGAGGCTGCACCAAAGGTTTTGAAGGAAAATGTCGCCAAGGATGATGCTGATAAGATTAAGAAAACCCTGGAAGACTTAGGGGCTAAGGTCAGTTTAgaataa